From Enterococcus mundtii, the proteins below share one genomic window:
- a CDS encoding YesL family protein, with protein MLGRALETVFIRVWVIMKLTLYFWGLAVCGGVVLGIGPAWKVVNEQFYLHGFEYKDITISESWQMFKQSFVRGNQLFGLFSACLFLLSYNLYLSVQIQGILFLVIDFIILFSMLYAYATYQYSMILDSGYQMTLRNLLKLSLISSFASFSTFLKIILGSGLILWVTWNYKGLILFGLIGLLTVWNGTITKQWRENLDLQLETYE; from the coding sequence GTGTTAGGTAGAGCATTGGAAACAGTATTCATACGCGTATGGGTCATCATGAAATTGACATTGTATTTTTGGGGCTTAGCTGTGTGTGGCGGCGTCGTTTTAGGAATCGGGCCAGCTTGGAAAGTTGTCAATGAACAGTTTTATCTCCATGGCTTCGAATATAAAGACATCACGATCAGCGAAAGTTGGCAGATGTTCAAACAGTCCTTCGTGCGAGGAAATCAATTGTTTGGTCTTTTTTCGGCTTGTCTTTTTTTGCTTAGTTATAACTTGTATTTATCTGTTCAGATTCAAGGGATTCTTTTCTTAGTGATTGATTTTATTATACTGTTTAGCATGTTGTACGCTTATGCGACGTATCAATATAGTATGATCTTAGATAGTGGCTATCAAATGACTTTAAGAAATCTACTGAAGTTGAGTTTAATTTCCAGTTTCGCAAGTTTTTCAACTTTCTTAAAAATCATCCTTGGCAGTGGTCTGATTCTTTGGGTGACGTGGAATTATAAAGGGTTGATTTTATTTGGTTTGATTGGGTTACTTACAGTTTGGAACGGAACGATCACCAAACAATGGCGGGAAAATCTGGACTTGCAGTTGGAAACATATGAATAG
- a CDS encoding ABC transporter substrate-binding protein, translated as MKLWKKLAFTGFSALTAISLAACGGGSGDKDDAAASDTTTLQMYQIGDKPDNLDQLLEVANKRIEEKIGVKVNINYIGWGDYEKKMNVIISSGENYDIAFANNYVSNAQKGAFADLTELAPEYGKEAYDSLDEAYIKGNLVNGKLYAFPVNGNVFAQQVLTFNKPLLDKYNLSIDGIETYADAEKVLQEFHKKEPNTAAFAIGQGFKVQGDFDYPLGNTLPFAVDLNGDKTKIINQYDNENYIELLRTMHSWYDQGLIPSDAATSNKDYPLEGNTWLMRGETQGPYDYGDTILTNAANQELVSKPITVPLKSTGQAQMANFVVSNTSKNKEKSVEFLALLNSDPELLNGLVWGIEGEAWEKVGDDKVKLLDGYQPKTHMSAWNTGNNKILYTQDTITDEMIAKRDQSIAEAETSPILGFSFNTDSVKTELSNISNVMNQYLDGLNTGTVDPDETLPKLMDALDKAGYDKVLTEMQKQYDTFRQEND; from the coding sequence ATGAAGTTATGGAAAAAATTAGCTTTTACAGGATTCTCAGCACTAACAGCAATCAGTTTAGCAGCTTGTGGGGGCGGGTCAGGTGACAAGGACGATGCAGCGGCCAGTGATACAACGACATTACAAATGTACCAGATCGGTGACAAACCAGATAACCTTGACCAGCTGCTGGAAGTCGCGAATAAACGTATTGAAGAAAAAATTGGTGTAAAAGTCAATATCAATTACATTGGTTGGGGTGACTATGAGAAGAAGATGAACGTGATCATCTCATCTGGTGAAAATTACGATATTGCTTTTGCCAACAACTACGTATCAAATGCACAAAAAGGCGCATTTGCAGATTTGACTGAATTAGCTCCTGAGTATGGAAAAGAAGCGTATGATTCTTTGGATGAAGCATATATCAAAGGTAATCTGGTCAATGGGAAATTATATGCGTTCCCAGTAAACGGCAATGTCTTTGCACAACAAGTGTTGACCTTCAATAAGCCACTATTAGATAAATACAATTTATCGATTGATGGTATTGAAACGTATGCAGATGCAGAAAAAGTTTTACAAGAGTTCCATAAAAAAGAACCGAATACAGCGGCTTTTGCCATTGGTCAAGGATTTAAAGTACAAGGTGATTTTGATTATCCACTAGGAAATACTTTGCCATTTGCGGTTGATTTGAATGGTGACAAAACAAAAATTATCAACCAATATGACAACGAAAATTACATTGAACTGTTACGGACGATGCATAGTTGGTATGATCAAGGATTGATCCCTAGTGATGCAGCGACTAGTAACAAAGATTATCCGTTAGAAGGTAATACATGGTTGATGCGTGGAGAAACACAAGGACCATACGATTACGGCGATACGATTTTAACAAATGCTGCAAATCAAGAATTAGTGTCTAAACCGATCACGGTTCCGTTGAAATCAACAGGACAAGCACAAATGGCAAATTTTGTTGTCTCTAATACGTCAAAAAACAAAGAGAAATCAGTAGAGTTCTTAGCGTTATTGAATAGCGATCCTGAATTACTTAACGGCTTGGTTTGGGGGATTGAAGGAGAAGCATGGGAAAAAGTTGGCGATGACAAAGTGAAATTATTAGACGGATATCAGCCAAAAACTCACATGTCTGCTTGGAATACCGGTAATAATAAAATTCTTTACACACAAGATACGATTACCGATGAAATGATTGCTAAAAGAGATCAATCGATTGCAGAAGCTGAAACTTCTCCAATCTTAGGCTTCAGCTTTAATACAGACAGTGTAAAAACTGAATTGAGTAATATCTCAAATGTCATGAATCAATACCTTGATGGGTTGAACACTGGAACTGTCGATCCAGATGAAACCTTACCAAAACTAATGGATGCCTTAGATAAAGCTGGATACGACAAAGTACTGACAGAAATGCAAAAACAATATGATACATTCCGACAAGAAAACGATTAA